Proteins encoded by one window of Candidatus Cloacimonadota bacterium:
- a CDS encoding carbohydrate ABC transporter permease, with translation YFANTLYVSFFTLIGVLISSVLAAYAFARLEFKGKDLLFYLFLSMMMVPEPIYIISSYIMLDKFNWLDTYNALIIPWCVNIFTIFLFRQHFKSLPQELFDAASIDGCSTFGMLTRVVLPLSKGVMATAAVFSVIGSWNSFMWPLVMTDRPELRVLQVGLSYFNQEASTQTTLLMAASTFSIVPILIIFFLAQKQIIASYAKAGLKD, from the coding sequence CCTATTTCGCAAACACGCTCTACGTCTCCTTCTTCACGCTCATCGGGGTTTTAATCAGCTCCGTTTTGGCGGCTTACGCCTTCGCGCGGCTGGAATTCAAAGGCAAAGACCTGCTTTTCTACCTCTTCTTGAGCATGATGATGGTGCCGGAACCCATCTATATCATTTCATCATATATTATGTTGGATAAATTCAACTGGCTGGACACCTACAACGCGCTCATCATTCCCTGGTGCGTGAATATCTTCACCATCTTTTTGTTCAGGCAACACTTTAAAAGCTTGCCTCAAGAGCTTTTCGACGCGGCTTCAATCGATGGCTGCAGCACTTTCGGAATGCTCACCCGTGTGGTTTTGCCACTTTCGAAAGGGGTGATGGCCACCGCTGCTGTTTTTTCCGTGATCGGTTCTTGGAACAGCTTCATGTGGCCATTGGTGATGACCGACCGCCCTGAATTACGCGTTTTACAAGTGGGTCTCAGCTATTTCAATCAGGAAGCTTCCACACAGACCACTCTGTTGATGGCTGCCTCCACATTTAGCATTGTGCCCATACTCATCATCTTTTTCCTGGCCCAAAAACAGATTATCGCCAGCTATGCCAAAGCTGGCTTGAAAGATTAA
- a CDS encoding copper homeostasis protein CutC, with protein sequence MKLEICVDSMESALIAQEAGADRVELCSCLNCGGLTPSLGAITSAKSLLTIPVHVLIRPRVGDFCYSDLEFQQMLRDVRLAKDTKTEGVVLGILTPEGNVDIFRTGLLIEAARPLSVTFHRAFDFCADPLQAMEELISLGVDRILTSGQKNTAKEGTALLKDLIKQADNRIIIMPGAGINSQNLLELIKETQAKEVHLSASKFIPSPMLFKPGLNPQGFGNPELSLRQADGDEIRKIRRLLS encoded by the coding sequence ATGAAACTGGAAATATGCGTGGATTCTATGGAATCCGCCCTGATAGCCCAAGAAGCCGGTGCCGATAGAGTCGAACTTTGTTCTTGTTTGAATTGTGGTGGGCTCACGCCTTCCCTGGGTGCCATCACCTCAGCAAAAAGCTTATTGACCATCCCAGTCCATGTTCTCATCCGGCCACGTGTGGGAGATTTTTGCTATTCGGATTTGGAGTTCCAGCAGATGCTACGAGATGTTCGGCTTGCCAAGGACACCAAAACTGAAGGCGTGGTTTTGGGCATTTTGACCCCGGAGGGAAACGTTGACATATTCAGAACCGGCTTGCTGATTGAGGCTGCCAGGCCACTGAGCGTGACCTTTCATCGTGCCTTCGATTTTTGCGCCGACCCTCTGCAAGCCATGGAAGAGCTAATTTCGCTGGGTGTGGATAGGATCCTCACCTCCGGCCAAAAAAATACGGCAAAGGAAGGCACTGCCCTGTTGAAAGACTTAATCAAACAAGCTGATAACAGAATTATCATCATGCCCGGAGCAGGCATCAATTCGCAAAACCTGCTCGAATTGATTAAAGAAACCCAGGCCAAGGAAGTTCATCTCTCCGCGTCCAAATTTATTCCCAGCCCCATGCTCTTCAAACCGGGCTTGAACCCTCAGGGTTTTGGAAACCCCGAACTTTCTCTGCGCCAGGCCGATGGAGACGAAATCCGTAAAATAAGGAGGCTGCTGTCATGA
- a CDS encoding DUF2723 domain-containing protein, with protein MNKKKTDARHIKKQIQKQDTEKQKEYKVPERAKPMEDFRFRPQPLENPKLNNIVAWAVFAVVMLVYLLTQARSTSFWDSGEYATCVSILGVPHPPGNPFYVIFGRALVTLFGGLFSHAQIAAFMSGLFSAFASMFTYLITVQLVSMLRVRDWEAMFAGVVASLLTAFSFTFWMNAVEAEVYSGLVFFVNLIIWLTLRWVQNSRDFDRQNDLLLIVYLFFVAFSTHQSALQIAPAILFIVVWPLLFQGSKQNSFWKKFVGYGAALVLSYVFFGLIGNAVNLDVLDKLGFALCIIVLMIIELREVFDPKLWVLSIALVIIGVSAHIYIPIRAADTPFINLGNPSNVESFNKYLARDQYGQTSMFERRGSAKHQLGHHLFRYFGWQWFRTEGLPKTTKLPTSMISFFGMLFVAVISLFGAWFHWKNNKHSFAYLLAIVFCVTLLWAFVLNLSDQEVRDRDYFFVIAYNMWAIWIGIGALAVSRLVNNKTIKMAIVAVMLSLPVLNLALQYREHDRSKEFIALDYGLNFLNSVEENAIIFTNGDNDTYPLWYAQAMADPYAKEYIHEARDIFPTSESEAAIQHAMEYKNKHLKGIRKDVTVANLSLLNTAWYIRQLRDREGVVINWTEDEINSLDEGPNAFHQYLWQDRVNYIAGDPAGEQNFSINYLENAQNSETTGAFYPLRGSDFAALKIVQDNFGKRPIYFAVTCETNVGFDDYLRSEGMVYRVVSTKGEYEEQVDINRLLTNIDKVYQYRSIHDDRVYKDDNMQRLVMNYGSGFNRAAIWFAKQRNFEKALEYAQTAKKFIDSDLRLSEFWVNYYAGLGQLDKLDDFIDQNIMQHPDAIRIYNSYVLNTMAKDYPQYFPRYMKKMLLAWPNEMDYADLAIYYGSNYNLMPQVEALLDTLWIQNKLGYSLQDLNLRMRELYHEEDINQGM; from the coding sequence ATGAACAAGAAAAAAACTGACGCTCGTCACATCAAAAAACAAATCCAAAAGCAGGACACTGAAAAGCAGAAGGAATACAAAGTCCCCGAAAGGGCAAAACCAATGGAAGACTTCAGGTTCCGTCCCCAGCCTTTGGAAAATCCGAAGCTGAACAACATTGTTGCCTGGGCGGTATTTGCAGTGGTGATGTTGGTTTATTTGCTCACCCAGGCACGCAGTACATCCTTTTGGGATTCAGGGGAATATGCCACCTGTGTGAGCATCCTTGGGGTGCCTCACCCTCCGGGAAACCCATTTTATGTGATTTTTGGACGTGCGCTGGTGACCCTCTTCGGAGGACTGTTTTCCCACGCCCAGATAGCCGCCTTCATGTCCGGTCTTTTTAGCGCTTTTGCCTCAATGTTCACCTATCTCATTACAGTTCAACTGGTCAGCATGCTGCGCGTTCGGGATTGGGAGGCAATGTTTGCGGGAGTTGTGGCGTCTTTGCTCACAGCGTTTTCTTTCACCTTCTGGATGAACGCCGTGGAGGCGGAAGTTTATTCCGGACTGGTCTTTTTTGTGAACCTCATCATCTGGCTCACCCTGCGCTGGGTGCAAAATTCAAGGGATTTTGATCGCCAAAACGACCTTCTGCTCATAGTCTATCTCTTTTTCGTGGCTTTCAGCACTCACCAATCCGCATTGCAAATCGCCCCTGCCATATTGTTCATCGTGGTTTGGCCGCTGCTGTTCCAAGGCTCCAAACAAAATAGCTTCTGGAAAAAATTTGTGGGTTATGGCGCTGCATTGGTACTCAGCTATGTGTTTTTCGGCCTCATTGGGAACGCAGTCAATTTGGACGTTTTGGACAAACTTGGCTTTGCCTTGTGCATCATCGTTTTGATGATCATAGAATTACGTGAAGTATTCGACCCCAAACTTTGGGTTCTGAGCATAGCTTTGGTGATTATCGGAGTATCTGCCCACATCTACATTCCCATTCGCGCTGCCGATACACCTTTCATAAATCTTGGCAATCCCAGCAATGTGGAAAGCTTCAACAAATATCTGGCGCGCGATCAATATGGCCAAACCTCCATGTTCGAACGCCGTGGAAGCGCAAAACACCAGTTGGGGCATCATTTGTTCCGCTATTTTGGCTGGCAATGGTTCAGAACCGAAGGTTTACCAAAAACCACAAAGCTGCCAACCTCCATGATATCTTTCTTTGGCATGTTGTTCGTGGCGGTCATCAGCTTGTTTGGCGCCTGGTTCCACTGGAAAAACAACAAACATAGCTTTGCCTACCTGCTCGCCATCGTGTTTTGCGTGACCCTGCTCTGGGCTTTTGTGCTCAACCTTTCAGATCAAGAGGTCCGCGACCGAGACTATTTTTTTGTGATTGCCTACAACATGTGGGCTATATGGATAGGCATCGGTGCTTTGGCTGTTTCAAGATTGGTAAACAACAAAACCATAAAAATGGCAATCGTGGCGGTGATGCTCTCCCTCCCTGTTTTAAATCTGGCACTCCAATATCGTGAACACGACCGCTCCAAAGAATTCATTGCTCTGGATTATGGGCTGAATTTCCTGAATTCGGTGGAGGAAAACGCCATCATTTTCACAAACGGGGACAACGACACCTATCCTCTCTGGTACGCGCAGGCGATGGCAGATCCTTACGCCAAGGAATATATCCACGAAGCTCGGGACATCTTCCCCACTTCGGAATCCGAAGCCGCCATCCAGCACGCCATGGAATATAAAAACAAGCACCTCAAAGGGATACGCAAAGACGTTACCGTGGCGAATCTTTCACTTCTAAACACAGCCTGGTACATCCGACAACTTCGTGACCGTGAAGGAGTTGTGATAAATTGGACCGAGGATGAGATTAATTCCCTGGATGAAGGTCCAAACGCCTTTCATCAATATTTGTGGCAGGATAGAGTCAATTATATTGCAGGTGACCCAGCCGGCGAGCAAAACTTTTCCATAAACTATCTGGAAAACGCGCAAAACAGCGAAACCACCGGCGCTTTCTACCCTCTCCGTGGTTCGGATTTTGCCGCCCTCAAGATTGTTCAAGACAACTTTGGTAAACGTCCCATCTATTTTGCCGTCACCTGCGAAACCAATGTTGGTTTTGATGATTACCTGCGCAGCGAGGGCATGGTTTACCGCGTCGTCAGCACCAAGGGCGAATATGAAGAACAGGTTGATATCAATCGTCTGCTCACAAACATCGACAAAGTATATCAATACCGCTCCATTCACGATGACAGAGTCTATAAAGACGACAATATGCAGCGCTTGGTAATGAATTATGGTTCTGGTTTCAACCGTGCCGCGATCTGGTTTGCCAAGCAGAGGAATTTTGAGAAAGCCCTTGAATATGCCCAAACCGCGAAAAAATTCATCGATAGTGACCTGCGTCTCTCAGAATTCTGGGTGAACTATTATGCCGGATTGGGACAGCTTGACAAACTTGACGATTTTATCGACCAAAACATCATGCAACACCCTGACGCCATTCGCATCTATAACAGCTATGTGCTGAACACGATGGCCAAAGATTATCCCCAGTATTTCCCGCGCTACATGAAAAAAATGCTCTTGGCTTGGCCCAATGAGATGGATTATGCGGATTTGGCAATCTACTATGGGAGCAACTACAACCTCATGCCCCAGGTGGAGGCTCTTCTGGATACTCTTTGGATTCAAAATAAACTTGGTTACAGTCTTCAAGACCTCAATCTACGCATGAGAGAACTATACCACGAAGAAGATATAAATCAAGGAATGTGA